TGACCGGCAGCGCGGGCTCCAGCTCGGCGCGGAGGGCGGGCAGCGCGTGGACGGAGGCCGTGTTGCAGGCGATGATCAGCGCGTCCGGCCGGTGGACGGCCGCCGCGCGGGCGACGTCGAGTGCGTGCGCGGTCACGTCCTGCGGTGTACGCGGTCCCCAGGGCATCCCGTCCGGGTCGGAGGAGAGCACCAGATCGGCGTCCGGCCGCAGCCGGCGCACCGCCGCAGCCGTCGGGAGCAGGCCGATTCCGGAGTCCATCAGGGCGATCTTCACCCGGTCACCATAGTCGACGCCCCTTGCGGCCCCGCAGAAGTGGGGCAGACTTCGGCGGATGAGCGCCGTTGCCTGGATCGCCGTGGGATCGCTGGTCGTGTGGGTGTGGCTGCTGCTGGGCCAGGGCTTCTTCTGGCGTACCGACCAGCGGCTTCCCCGGCGTGCGGACCCGGTGCGCTGGCCCTCGGTGGCCGTCGTCGTCCCGGCCCGGGACGAGGCCGACATGCTGCCGGTGAGCCTGCCGTCACTGCTCGCGCAGGATTATCCGGGCGAGGCCGAGATCTTCCTGGTCGACGACTGCAGCAAGGACGGCACCGGTGATCTCGCCCGCACCCTGTCCGTACGGTACGGAGGGCTGCCGCTCACGGTCTCCTCGCCGGGTGAGCCGGAAGCGGGCTGGACCGGCAAGCTCTGGGCCGTGCGGCACGGGATCACGCTGGCCAAGGCCCGGAAGCCGGAGTTCCTGCTGCTGACGGACGCGGACATCGCCCATGAGCCGGACAGTCTGCGGGAGCTGGTGGCCGCCGCGACCGCGGGTACCGGGGCCGGTTTCGACCTGGTCTCCCAGATGGCCCGGCTGCGGGTGGTCAGCACCTGGGAACGGCTGATCGTGCCGGCGTTCGTCTACTTCTTCGGACAGCTCTATCCGTTCCGGCGGGTGAACCGGGCCGGCTCGGGGACGGCCGCCGCCGCGGGCGGCTGTGTGCTGCTGCGCACGGAGGCGGCCGAGCGGGCGCGGATTCCCGAGTCCATCCGGCAGGCCGTGATCGACGACGTGTCGCTGGCGCGTGCCGTGCAGCGCAGTGGCGGCCGGATCTGGCTGGGGCTGGCGGAGCGGGTGGACAGCGTGCGCCCGTATCCGAAGCTCGGGGATCTGTGGCGGATGGTCTCGCGGAGCGCGTACACGCAGTTGCGGCACAGTCCCCTGCTGCTCGCCGGGACGGTGCCGGGCCTCGCGCTCGTCTATCTCGCACCGCCCGTCACGCTGGTGACCGGGCTGCTGACGGGAGACGCCGTGGCGGCGTGGGCGGGCGGTGCCGCGTGGGCGGTGATGGCGGGGACGTACATGCCGATGCTGGCGTACTACCGGCAGTCGCTGTGGCTCGC
The Streptomyces sp. NBC_00234 DNA segment above includes these coding regions:
- a CDS encoding glycosyltransferase, translated to MSAVAWIAVGSLVVWVWLLLGQGFFWRTDQRLPRRADPVRWPSVAVVVPARDEADMLPVSLPSLLAQDYPGEAEIFLVDDCSKDGTGDLARTLSVRYGGLPLTVSSPGEPEAGWTGKLWAVRHGITLAKARKPEFLLLTDADIAHEPDSLRELVAAATAGTGAGFDLVSQMARLRVVSTWERLIVPAFVYFFGQLYPFRRVNRAGSGTAAAAGGCVLLRTEAAERARIPESIRQAVIDDVSLARAVQRSGGRIWLGLAERVDSVRPYPKLGDLWRMVSRSAYTQLRHSPLLLAGTVPGLALVYLAPPVTLVTGLLTGDAVAAWAGGAAWAVMAGTYMPMLAYYRQSLWLAPLLPVTALLYLLMTVDSAVQHHRGRGAAWKGRTYARPEAAPDR